The sequence GCAATTCAGGTTTGTAGATTATTGTcccttcttttcctaatttgcaTGTAGCTTGCTCGTCAACGAAATGTCATGGAGATGTGCAAGGAGGATCTTTGGGGGTTATCATGATAATTGAGTGGCATCTTATGTACATATGTTGTGTTGGCAAATGTTAGTGTTGAAAATCGAAGCTTAAATAGGGGTCATCAATTGGTTGACAATCTGATTGACAGGTCAAAGCTTATTGAAATAATTCGATTTTTGGTAAAACTCTCTAGACATATTTTGGAGTTTTCGACATGTCAAAAACTCCAATCAATAGGTTGACTTGACTAATCGAAGTGTTTTGACCGACACGAGTTGCGCAATTTTACTGTGATTTGTTTCTAGTTTCATTCTTGCATAAATATatggtgtaatcaggattaggtGAATGCTAGATGTGCTTAAAGGTTTGAGAGAGttttggagagagaaaaaggtAGGGGTTTTCTCTTGCGGCTTCAAATTGGTAAGGTTTTATCTCTTGTAACTTTGTTATTCACGAGGcattatcgctttgtgccgtaattTTTTCCTGCAAAGGTTTTCTATAAAAATTCAGAGTGTTCTCTGTTGAATTTACTTGTGCGATTGTGATTACCTTGTTTGATTCCTCTTCGTGTGCTTCCATGAgtcccaacaagtgatatcaaagcTAACATTGGGAAGCAAATCAAATCTAAAGACAAGGCATCTGTGCCACCTAACATGTACAGTGTGAGCTCATGCTTGCCCTTATGTGCGAAATTAACTTTTTTTATATCTAGTGTATTAATCTCTTAATTTTAAACTGTTACTTTTAACTACAATTGTTTTAAAAGTTTTCTAAATTTCTcctatttaaatttcaaaattatggATTAAACCATTATTACTTCTTCTCTATTTATGCAGCATCTTCTAGCTTAGCCCTCACTTGCATGGCTCGATCAATTTTTGGCAGGCTCAGGCTCAGGTCGTTTTAGCCCGATCcagcctaacccaacccaaccttatgcgtgcatgtgttatatcctccgGATATGCTAATCTTTGATTAACCTGGCCCATTGCAACCTTTAGATTTGCTACATGACCTTTTACAACCGTTAGGTCCAGTTTGGGTGGGTCCCTAAACGGGCCCAACCGTGAAGAGGAAGAGGTGCTATTCTTAGGTATaacatcaattttttattttttattttttattctggttgtttggatgcttgcAACGTCGTAAggctggatctctctctctctctcacacacacacagaagTCTCTTCCATCTAAACTAACGACCCAGAGGCCATGTCTAACTACTTTTCATTTTAAAAGTCTATTAACTGTCCACCAATTATTTTAGTTACAAAATCAAATCAGTCTTAGGGGTCGTTTAGATGCctgtaatttttttagttgtaaacacattacacctTAAAAGAGTTTTAGGCATAATCGGTCCACGTACTACTCTGTTTACAGATAAACAGATTGTGTGTTTtactaagctttttttttttttttttttgttttgttttgttttgtttttttgttttagtACACCcgactgtcagttcacacttcactgttagccacgccaactagggattgataccaagatcTCTTGGTTgtaacgaggtatctttcactcagtctattACTTAAGCTATGGATAGCTTATAAAGTGTTTACGATGAATAAAATATGTATTCATACCTGAAAGCTTGGGTGATGAACCTTTCAAAATCTGCAAATCATATAAAGAAAgacttggtttttgttttttcttaagGCCCTTAAGTGAGCGTTAaagcgcgcgcgcgcacacacgctaagggcctgtttgtttttcaaagaaatgggaaatatctgggaaatagtaattattacaattACGCGTTTAAAAATTCATGGGAATTTGTGCctgtgaaattggttcaaaagatataattttaaaatttaaactgtaaggtaatgcgaatgatatatccattccgccAGTCTGTTTTATGacaatattttggagcatgagacaaaaaattgaggcggatccaacactcaagtggcccacgtcaaaagaaacagtggccctacaaagtttttaacggtaagtattcaattccttttttttgtatgacgtgatctacttgagtattggatatgcctcaattttttccTCATGCTAagaattcaactggaataatgaacagtgtagataagcgaaatgcatcacagtgggacccacagatattttgtaatatacTTGGTTTTCGTGTCAAAAAGTAAATAGTCAAATCAGGTAAGTTGTAATGCAggggaagtaattattacttttttacaccGCGTTTACCATTtcaccggaaaatcaaacacaccctaaatggattggatgtcttccacccgTCACAATGGCCCCAAATGCAatccagaagtttttaatggtggaagttccaTCCTTccctcgtgtggtccatttgataatggacGAGCTGTTTTAGGGAAATACATGATGGCTAGATTGGATGTATCATACACATTACAGTAAGCCCCACGTATAATGagtgtatattaaccattgtgttctaacatGTATAATGCCGTTTTAGCTGTAAAGACGAGTCCGTAATATGTTTACAGCTTGTAAAACCTTTACGggcaaatacatgcatccaaacagcccttgTAATCAGAATATCTGTAATCGCTTTAAAGGACTTTACCGGCATACAAACGACGTCCAAATAATAGTCCACCATTTTGACGATTTAATTTCAGTTACTTGTATAGCACCATGCACAACCATCTTATTGCCTGCTCATCGGCAATCACAATCACACCTGCTTAGAAATGGTCCACGATCACTTCTGTATATGaccctctttcttttcttttccttccatTAGAAATACAGTCTGAAACAACCTTTATGTTAAGGTTGATCCATGAAAATGCATGCCATGAATCTAGCAAAGTTCGAAGTATCACAGCATCTGCCATGTGCTTAGAGTGCACTGCATCATGACCCAAATATGTATCATCACCATGTTGATATGATCAGAGAAATGTGAATATGTTAGGGCAAAGAAAATACCAGATGATGATCCATCATCATTCTTTCGTTACCCAATGAAATCTACCTGGGTTGGGAATTATATGATCCAGGAAGTGGAATTGTCTATAACACCTGTGTGTAAAACACCCAAGAACTTTGGGGCTCAACATGTTTTATGTGTGAAACCACTCCATCAATCAGGTGCATTCCTTGACTCTCAGACGTGGGGCAAATATCAGTCATATAcacaactaaggtgggccacagcacagggaacaatggggatcAAGGCCAATTGTGCATGGGGCAACCAATGTGTCTTTCATCAAACCAGTTCAACAGGTGTgactcaccaggatgaagggcatataaaaaaaatcagcctgatccaaaactcatgggtGAAGTTTAGAGGCTTTAAGTGCAAATTTACAtgttctcattggtgtggcccatctgagcattttatcaagctgatcttttgtATGCACAGTGCTGTAGACAATTCGGGTCCATCATCCAGCCCTCGTTATGCATAGTATCCTTGAGACCCCAGtttgtcaaatgggccacatggaaAAGTCATACAGACATGACACTGTTGATATGATAGGCCCCTGTGTGAATGAGAGACTCCCTAAAAATCTGTCTAACGGGATTCCCCAACATGGATAGAGATTCCCTAAAATTCCACCTAAGGGGATTTCCCTTCATGGACACAGTACACCCTGAAAATCCCCCTAAAGGAACAATCCACAACCCTTTGATTGCTGTCCTGTGAGAATTCTGAAACCGACAACATTCAATGAGATACAAGGGCATATTGGATTCTATGATCTTCAAATCTTGGGAATTTCTAGGGAATTCACCATCTACATTGTGGAGTACCAGATCAACAGTCCTGATGGGCACTTGACAAACTCAAGGCTCAGCAATAGTGAGGTTACTGCATAGCTTTGCTCATGCGATTTCAAAGAAAACGGGGCTGGAGTAAATACCTTGCAAAGGGCCAGAACAAGAGGCTCAAACATAGCTGTCGATCAACGACTTCCTCATCTCATCAACGATCGCACCTGGTTGAGCTTCCCTCAATTTAAAGACACTCTCAATAACAGAGAGCTCTGTCGCAGTAGTGTCAGACCCACAGAAAGCTGTCCAGTCATTAACAGTCATCCCCGCAGCAATGACTTCACAACCCCTGTTCACGGTACCTGCCACGAGTGGTACTTGAAGGAGGGTTGACAGTTCGTCAAGGTCTTCAATGGATGTATGCGGATGGACCTGTTTTGCCATGGGTTCAGTTAGTGCATCTATTTAGAGAAGAATTGTAGGGTCTTGATTAATGAGAACACGTAGAGTGCCCTCATGCAACTTTAATTCCATAAAAGCATAGTGAAAAATCTCATTCTCAGGAATTTCTcaggatatttttatattttaaggtTTTTCTCGTGATATTATGGAGAATATCTCGCGAAagataaaaaagtaaaaatatttataaaaaataataaataagttTAGAATGTAACTATATAATTATATAATGGGTTagttaaatttttaaataatttctatGATAATATTGGGACAATTTTGTGAAAATACCTTATGCTATTATTGCGATAATATCCTTTAGATTATTTATAGCGAAAATAttgcaaaattttcaaaaatcttgaGTGCATTTGCCTCACTGCATACAAGTGCAATCATGGTTTAGCAGGCTGGGCCCTACCATTGAAGGGGGATGCCAAATGCCCCAAGATTGGGAAATCCTACCTTTCAATCAGTTGCCTACAAACATACACCAGCATTGGGGAGAAAGACCAAAGATTGGGGGTGGGATCTTCCAAATCAGAAGATTTAATGTAGACCTTCATCCTGGGCAGAACCAgtaagatcaatggtctagatcacctaACTCCAGACCCCACTTGTCTGGCCAGGGCACATATGGATATTATGCATTTCCTAATGATGCCCCAGGACCCTATAAGTCTTCATTTCTTTACAATCTCAATAGAAGGAAGTTTGTTTCTTCATTTCATACCAAGCCGCCCCTGTTGGAGAATGCACAAAAACTACCCACGAGAATGTTTCCGGCGATTGTCTGCCTGAACACTTCGACTCCGAGAACATCTGCAATCAGCTCCTCTGTTTCCTGGAACTCATACAAAAATGAAACACACATCAACTATCTCATAAAGGGCTTTTTAACAATTAGATTTAAAAAACTCAACAGGTCCAGCTCAACTTGGTCTTGACAGTTCAAGGAGTGTATCAGCTTCTCCTTTAAATTTTATCAATGGAAAGAATTCAAAAGCAAAATAACTTTAGAGGCAAAACACCTTAAAGCAACAGCTCTTGGGAGATGCTGGACACTCAACCAAATCTCAAATTGCCTTGGTCAAAGTCGAGGCCCAAAAATATTGGTTGGGCATGTTGCATCAAGCCTTGGATTGATACAATACCTTCCTGATATGATATAATACATCGATACGTGGGCTGCAAAACCAACCCaagttcgggttgggttggggtcAGGTTGTGTTAGGGTTGGAAAAGTCCAACCCGtcgggttgagcaaattcaggtaGGATTAGGTCAAGTTAGGAATAATtgcatgtatttgggtcagattggATTGGGTTAAGTCCATTTAGGATTGAATATAGACAAATTTGGGTTGGGAAAAGGGTTGAAATTTGGtcgggttggattgggttaggtTGTTGGGGAATTCTGGTTGGGAACCAAGGGTTGAAATTTGGGTCAGGTTGAGTTGCAGGTTGGGTGCTCTTGTGGTCAGGTCGTGCTCAGGTTGACCCCCAACCTGACCGAACCTGCCCAAATTGTACCCCCCATTGATACCCTGAATGAGACTTTGTAAGAGGAGAAAGATTTGATACTCAGTCAGAGTGTCATGCTCACATGCATGTAGCCAGAAATTGTACACCTGGCACACATATAGATCAAATGCAACAGTTCAAACCATGAGCCAAATTTTAACTGATCAGGTATTCTTGTGGCTGATTGTTAGACATCTATTGTAATTCTAAATGGAAACTATTCAATGGTCTGAATTGAACAATCAGTTCTTTATTAATCAGAGGTTTGGATCAACCAACCAATCTGATCTACAGCAGGTTGCATGATCTGGACTGTTGAATTAGCATtacatatatgccacatgtacagttgCAGTGTATGGCAGTCAATACTGTGCCAGTGCTAAGTATCTGCTTGAAGAGTGTGGAGGTGAACTAGATCTACATGCACCCTCTCCACATGCAGTTTCACACAGCATTCCTGCCACATTCCTGCCAACTTGGCAAGTGTGAATGACCTGTGACCAGTAACAAGGTGGCCCATCCTGTGAAGATGAGCACAAATGAAACAAGGCAAGTTCTCTCATTAGGTTGGCCAACGCCATCAGGAAAAGAATGAATGGTTTAAATACAATTGCCAGATGCCCTTATTCAACTAATACCTGTTGCCAGCCTGATGAATGGGACTTTGGTCTCTGTGGATGGTTATTCATGTTTGGGGCCACCTTATGCACTGCTCAGATGTTCCACATGCCTTGTTGACTTGACTGCTGCTTGTAAAGGGGTGTGTGGAGGAAGGTGCATGTTGTGCTACGGCTACCTGAACTATCATCAGTTCTATGGGTTTTAATGTGCGACAGTCCAACATTTTTGTTCACCCACCATTTTAAATTAGTGGTGACTTGTTCACcacacacatggcatacatgtgcTATACCTAGACCTTCTGAATCATGAACACCATGGCAGCTGGAATATAGCCTGAAAATAACTCTGATGTGATGATCCTAATAGCAGAATTATTGGTAACCAAGTGTACTGCTAAAACTAAAATTGCAAAGTGGTCCGGAATCAATGGGCAATTTCAGAGATCTCAGATCATCTAATCCATGCAAGTTCTCGGCTATGATCCATCAACAATGGGATTCATGAATTGGAAGGTCTGAATAGTTTTATATGCCTGAAGACAACTGGGGGCCGAAACCTTTCAGGTTCGACCTTGCCTGGCTGAAGATCGAAGGTTTCCCTCAGCTGATTAAAGGGTGCTGGGCAGGGTTCGAAGTAGATGGTTTCGCTGGGTTCAGAATTCTTCAAAAGCTTAAGCTCTTGAAAGTCAAGATCAATGACTGGAAGGAAGCTTTCCTTCACACTAGAGATCGGGAAACTGAGGCTATGCTTGCTGAGCTTCAGGCGCTGGATGATGCTTCAGATGATGCTCCTCTGTCTGCTGATTCGTGGAATAGAAGGGCCCAGCGAATCCACAACTATTCTTCAAGGGTGAGCGAAGCTGAGACCTCATGGATACAGAAATCTCGTCATAAATGGATTGCAGAGGGGGACaataatacaatttttttttcttcatattaTGGCCTTCGCGCGTGCTAGAGTCAACAGGATCAACTGCTTGGAGATCGAGGTGAGCGGACTGAAGATTAGCAGTGCATTTCAGAGGAGGTTGTAGGGTATTTCAGCAAGTTATTCTGCAAAGAAGGCTGGTGCAGACCGAAACTTGATTTTCTTCCCTTCAATCAGATTTCTCCAGAAGAAGCGCTCGCCCTGGAAGCCAAATTCTCGGATGAGGAAGTCTTCGAAGCTGTTAAAGATATGGAAGGAGAAAAAGCCTCTGGCCCTGATGGTTTCCCGGTGGcctttttttcagtttttttgggATATGCTGCAAGGAGACATCATGGATTTCTTTTCTGAATTTTACGAAAGAGGCAGGCTATCTAAGGCTCTCGGAGCGTTCTTCATTGCTCTCATTCCTAAAATCCAAGGTGCTGTCTCTCTAAAGGATTTCAGGCCAATAAGTTTGCTGGGTGGCCCTTATAAGATACTGGCTAAAGTCCTAGCGTCTAGGTTGAGAAAGGTCATGGGGAAGATTATATCGGAGAATCAAAGTGCGTTCATCGCGGGAAGGCAGATCATTGATAGTGCTTTGATTGCGAACGAATGTCTTCACTCCATTCACAAATCGGGGTCCAAATCTCTGGTATGCAAGCTTGATCTTgaaaaggcttatgatcatgttgattgggaaTTCCTTCAATACATGCTTCAGCGGATGGGTTTTGGGGCTAAATGGTGTCTCTGGATTAATGAATGTGTTAGCTCTGCCATGTTCTTGGTCGTCCTCAATGGGTCCCCCAAAGGCTTCTTTGGGAGTTCAAGGGGGCTGTGGCAAGGGGACCCTTTATCTCCCTTCCTTTTCCTTATCGTCGGGGAGGCCCTCTCTAGAATGTTgaaaagaggtcaagaagctgGTATCATAGGAGGGTGTGCA is a genomic window of Magnolia sinica isolate HGM2019 chromosome 15, MsV1, whole genome shotgun sequence containing:
- the LOC131228050 gene encoding eukaryotic translation initiation factor 6-2-like; the protein is MATRIRFENSCEVGVFSKLTNAYCLVAIGGSENFYSVFEAELADVIPVVKTSIAGSRIIGRLCAGNKNGLLLPHTTTDQELQHLRNSLPDQVVVQRIEERLSALGNCIACNDHVALTHTDLDRETEELIADVLGVEVFRQTIAGNILVGSFCAFSNRGGLVHPHTSIEDLDELSTLLQVPLVAGTVNRGCEVIAAGMTVNDWTAFCGSDTTATELSVIESVFKLREAQPGAIVDEMRKSLIDSYV